In Senegalia massiliensis, a genomic segment contains:
- the prfB gene encoding peptide chain release factor 2 (programmed frameshift), protein MLELEKYNGTVKEFENRLKEVGVSLDLSKLREKSKDLEGEMQKTDFWDDNDEAQKIIAELNSIKQKIDKYDELNDEIEDLEISIQLSEEENDKSFLDVIEKKVEYIDEELDEFRISTLLSGEYDKNSAIVSIHSGAGGLEAQDWAEMLFRMYSRWGERKNYKVKILDMQKDTEGGIKSVDMSIVGENAYGYLKSEKGVHRLVRISPFDSSGRRHTSFASIDVMPELSDEDEVEIETSDLRIDTYRASGAGGQHVNTTDSAIRITHIPTGIVVQCQSERSQHSNKATAMNMLKSKLIELKEREQKEKIEDLAGNYNQIGWGSQIRSYVFHPYNLVKDHRTNTEEGNTDKVMDGDIDKFINEYLKQETRK, encoded by the exons ATGCTAGAATTAGAAAAATATAATGGTACAGTAAAAGAATTTGAAAACAGATTAAAAGAGGTAGGTGTTTCACTT GACTTGTCTAAACTTAGAGAGAAGTCAAAAGATTTAGAAGGTGAAATGCAGAAAACAGATTTTTGGGATGATAATGATGAAGCTCAAAAAATTATAGCAGAATTAAATTCTATAAAACAAAAAATAGATAAATATGATGAACTAAATGATGAAATAGAAGACCTTGAAATATCTATACAACTTTCTGAAGAGGAAAATGATAAGAGTTTTTTAGATGTTATTGAAAAAAAAGTAGAATATATTGATGAAGAATTAGATGAGTTTAGAATATCCACATTATTAAGTGGTGAATATGATAAAAATAGTGCAATTGTATCAATTCACTCTGGTGCAGGGGGCCTTGAAGCTCAAGATTGGGCAGAAATGCTTTTTAGAATGTATTCTAGATGGGGAGAAAGAAAGAATTATAAAGTAAAGATATTGGATATGCAAAAAGATACTGAAGGTGGAATAAAATCAGTAGATATGTCGATTGTTGGAGAAAATGCATATGGATATCTTAAAAGTGAAAAAGGAGTACATCGTTTAGTTAGAATTTCACCTTTTGATTCATCTGGAAGGAGACATACCTCTTTTGCATCAATTGATGTAATGCCAGAATTAAGTGATGAGGATGAAGTGGAAATAGAAACTTCTGACCTTAGAATAGATACTTATAGAGCAAGTGGTGCAGGAGGTCAGCATGTAAATACTACGGATTCAGCCATAAGGATAACTCATATTCCAACAGGAATAGTAGTTCAATGTCAAAGTGAAAGATCACAACATAGTAACAAAGCAACAGCTATGAACATGTTAAAATCAAAGCTTATAGAACTAAAAGAAAGAGAACAAAAAGAAAAAATTGAAGATTTGGCAGGTAATTATAATCAGATAGGTTGGGGTTCTCAAATACGTTCATATGTATTCCATCCGTATAATTTAGTTAAAGATCATAGAACAAATACAGAAGAAGGTAATACTGATAAAGTTATGGATGGAGATATAGATAAGTTTATAAATGAATATTTAAAACAAGAAACTAGAAAATAA
- the secA gene encoding preprotein translocase subunit SecA → MVKGIFEKIFGTYSSREIKRLKPILDKIEALEDDMKNLSDNELQNKTDEFKKRIEKGETLDDILPEAFAVVREASDRVLGIRPYRVQLLGGIVLHEGNIAEMKTGEGKTFVASMPLYLNALLGKGTHLITVNDFLASYQGEMMSKLYNYLGLSTGIIVHGKKTKERREAYNCDITYGTNNEFGFDYLKDNMVIYKDEMVQRDLHYAIIDEVDSILIDEARTPLIISGQGDKPTELYRAADTFARTLEGRIIEESENKKDPFNREMKEEKMDYTIDEKAKSVTLSEKGVKKAEQFFGVENLADPENMELTHHINQALKAQNIMQKDKDYVVNDGEVIIVDDFTGRLMFGRRYSNGLHQAIEAKEGLDVKKESKTLATITFQNLFRMYDKLSGMTGTAKTEEDEFRHIYNMNVVEIPTNKPVIREDNSDLIYKSVEAKFGAIIEEIKEHHKKGQPILVGTISIENSEILSRLLKKQGIKHEVLNAKQHEREAEIISQAGRLGAVTIATNMAGRGTDIVLGGNPEFMAKADLRKKGYSEHLIALADSPLESEDQEVNDIKEKYNKLLEKHKANTKDEAKKVLDAGGLYIMGTERHESRRIDNQLRGRAGRQGDPGASKFFISLEDDLMRLFGSEKIKSIVDTLGMPEDEPLEHKLLNRSIESAQSKVEGKNFGIRKNVLQYDDVMNKQREVIYKERKRVLEGENMKDYIFSMIKDMVDGVVEMYSASSKYSEEWDYEGMENYLSPMFLEDEKLNIEDKEDITKEELKEKIYTKAIEKYEEKEEEVGSEQLRELERVILLRVVDSKWMEHIDAMDQLRQGIGLRAMGNEDPVRAYQVEGYDMFNEMIKNIQEETVKYLYNLEAEEKIERKRVAKVTGSSHGNKKPVQKTVVKGEKIGRNDPCPCGSGKKYKKCCGR, encoded by the coding sequence ATGGTAAAGGGTATTTTTGAAAAAATATTTGGGACATATAGTAGTAGAGAAATAAAAAGATTAAAACCTATATTGGATAAAATAGAAGCGCTTGAAGATGATATGAAAAATCTTAGTGACAATGAATTACAAAATAAAACTGATGAATTTAAAAAAAGAATCGAAAAAGGTGAAACATTAGATGACATACTCCCTGAAGCTTTTGCTGTAGTTAGAGAGGCTTCAGATAGAGTTTTAGGAATTAGACCATATAGAGTTCAGCTTTTAGGTGGTATAGTATTACATGAGGGTAATATTGCAGAGATGAAAACAGGTGAAGGTAAGACATTTGTTGCATCAATGCCATTATATTTAAATGCACTTTTAGGTAAAGGTACTCATCTTATAACTGTAAATGACTTTCTGGCATCATATCAAGGTGAAATGATGAGTAAACTATATAATTATTTAGGTCTTTCTACTGGAATAATAGTTCATGGTAAAAAGACAAAAGAAAGACGTGAAGCTTACAATTGTGATATAACATATGGTACAAATAATGAATTTGGATTTGATTATTTAAAAGATAATATGGTTATATATAAAGATGAAATGGTTCAAAGAGATCTACATTATGCAATAATTGACGAGGTTGACAGTATACTTATTGATGAAGCTAGAACTCCTCTTATAATTTCTGGTCAAGGAGATAAGCCTACAGAATTATATCGTGCTGCTGATACATTTGCACGTACATTAGAAGGAAGAATAATAGAAGAAAGTGAAAATAAGAAGGATCCATTTAATAGAGAAATGAAAGAAGAAAAAATGGATTACACTATAGATGAAAAAGCTAAATCTGTTACACTTTCAGAAAAAGGAGTAAAAAAAGCAGAACAATTTTTTGGTGTTGAAAACTTAGCAGATCCAGAAAATATGGAGCTTACTCATCATATAAATCAAGCATTAAAAGCACAAAATATAATGCAGAAAGATAAAGATTATGTAGTAAATGATGGTGAAGTTATAATAGTTGATGACTTTACTGGAAGACTTATGTTTGGAAGACGCTATTCAAATGGTCTTCATCAAGCGATTGAGGCAAAAGAAGGATTAGATGTAAAAAAAGAATCTAAAACTCTTGCAACTATTACATTCCAAAATTTATTTAGAATGTATGACAAACTATCTGGTATGACTGGTACTGCTAAAACAGAAGAAGATGAATTTAGACATATATATAATATGAATGTCGTAGAAATTCCAACAAATAAGCCGGTAATAAGAGAAGATAATTCGGATTTAATATATAAATCAGTAGAGGCAAAATTTGGTGCAATAATAGAAGAAATAAAAGAACATCATAAAAAAGGTCAACCAATATTAGTTGGTACAATAAGTATTGAAAACTCTGAGATATTAAGTAGATTACTTAAAAAGCAAGGTATAAAGCATGAAGTGTTAAATGCAAAGCAACATGAGAGAGAGGCAGAGATAATATCTCAAGCAGGTAGACTTGGAGCTGTAACTATTGCTACTAATATGGCTGGTCGTGGTACTGACATAGTTCTTGGTGGTAATCCAGAGTTTATGGCAAAAGCAGATTTAAGGAAAAAGGGATATTCTGAACATTTAATAGCTCTTGCAGATAGTCCACTTGAAAGTGAAGATCAGGAAGTAAATGATATAAAAGAAAAATATAATAAATTGTTAGAAAAACATAAAGCAAATACTAAAGATGAAGCTAAAAAAGTACTTGATGCTGGTGGATTATATATAATGGGTACAGAAAGACATGAATCAAGACGTATAGATAATCAGTTAAGAGGTCGTGCAGGAAGACAAGGAGATCCAGGAGCCTCTAAATTTTTCATATCACTTGAAGATGATTTAATGAGACTTTTTGGAAGTGAAAAAATAAAAAGTATAGTTGATACATTAGGGATGCCTGAAGATGAACCCCTTGAGCATAAACTTTTAAACCGTTCAATAGAGTCAGCACAATCAAAGGTTGAAGGTAAAAACTTTGGTATAAGAAAAAATGTACTTCAATATGATGATGTAATGAATAAGCAAAGAGAAGTTATATATAAGGAAAGAAAAAGGGTTTTAGAAGGCGAAAATATGAAAGACTATATATTTTCTATGATAAAAGATATGGTGGATGGTGTAGTAGAGATGTATAGTGCATCTTCTAAATATTCTGAGGAATGGGATTATGAAGGAATGGAAAATTATTTATCCCCTATGTTCTTAGAAGATGAAAAATTAAATATAGAAGATAAAGAAGATATTACAAAAGAAGAATTAAAAGAAAAAATATATACAAAAGCTATAGAAAAATATGAAGAAAAAGAAGAAGAAGTAGGTAGTGAGCAGTTGAGAGAACTTGAAAGAGTAATACTTCTTCGTGTAGTAGATAGTAAATGGATGGAGCATATTGATGCAATGGATCAATTACGTCAAGGTATAGGACTTCGTGCAATGGGTAATGAAGATCCAGTTCGAGCATATCAAGTAGAAGGATATGATATGTTTAATGAAATGATTAAAAACATCCAAGAAGAAACAGTTAAATATTTGTATAATTTAGAGGCAGAAGAAAAGATAGAGAGAAAAAGAGTAGCAAAAGTAACAGGCTCAAGTCATGGGAATAAAAAACCTGTACAAAAAACAGTTGTAAAAGGAGAAAAAATAGGAAGAAATGACCCTTGTCCTTGTGGAAGTGGGAAAAAATACAAAAAATGTTGTGGTAGATAA
- a CDS encoding DUF5317 domain-containing protein yields the protein MIWLFLLLAVIVGYMKGGKFIRLKNLNFKKLSPIIIALVLQYLVLIFSDRDLKVIGNYVEEIYLVSFILIFIGVIINMNIPSLWIVFVGAISNFIVFVMNGMNIPVSFDALKIAGMNSTIKLMESGQYKLYDAITNGTDYEILGKIIAIDNILPLAGVFSVGDVLITMGLFVFIESSMNDKKLDRRINFGFGK from the coding sequence ATGATTTGGTTGTTTTTATTACTTGCAGTAATAGTAGGATATATGAAAGGCGGAAAATTTATAAGACTTAAAAATTTAAATTTTAAAAAACTATCTCCAATTATAATAGCTTTAGTTCTTCAATATTTAGTTTTGATATTTAGTGATAGAGATTTAAAAGTTATAGGAAATTATGTAGAAGAAATATACTTAGTATCATTTATACTAATTTTTATAGGTGTAATTATAAATATGAATATACCGTCACTTTGGATAGTATTTGTAGGAGCTATATCTAATTTTATAGTATTCGTAATGAATGGAATGAATATTCCAGTATCATTTGATGCACTTAAAATTGCTGGAATGAATAGTACTATAAAACTAATGGAAAGTGGACAATATAAATTATATGATGCTATTACAAATGGTACAGATTATGAAATTCTTGGTAAAATAATAGCTATAGATAATATATTACCCCTTGCTGGTGTATTTAGTGTAGGAGATGTACTTATAACTATGGGGTTATTTGTATTTATAGAGAGCTCCATGAATGATAAAAAATTAGATAGAAGAATCAACTTTGGATTTGGCAAATAG
- the hpf gene encoding ribosome hibernation-promoting factor, HPF/YfiA family, translating to MRTIIAGKNMKVTDGLREAVESKLERLDKYFYKDARVNVTMTVEKERQIIEVSVPFAGTIIRAEEETGDMYKSIDMVLDTLERLIRKHKTKLEKRKHNGKTIRFENIPYEDINTKDEPKVVKTKRFAMKPMVQEEAILQMELLGHNFYVYKDADTNETNVLYKRKDGNYGLIEPEF from the coding sequence ATGAGAACTATAATTGCAGGAAAAAATATGAAAGTAACAGATGGACTTAGAGAAGCAGTAGAATCCAAATTAGAAAGATTAGACAAGTATTTTTATAAAGATGCTAGAGTTAACGTAACTATGACTGTAGAAAAAGAAAGACAGATTATAGAAGTGAGTGTACCTTTTGCTGGAACTATTATAAGAGCTGAAGAAGAAACTGGTGATATGTATAAATCTATTGATATGGTATTAGATACACTTGAAAGACTTATTAGAAAGCATAAGACTAAGCTTGAAAAGAGAAAGCATAATGGAAAGACTATTAGATTTGAAAATATACCTTATGAAGATATAAATACGAAAGATGAACCAAAAGTTGTAAAAACTAAACGTTTTGCAATGAAACCTATGGTTCAAGAAGAAGCAATACTTCAAATGGAACTTTTAGGACATAATTTCTACGTATATAAAGATGCTGACACTAATGAAACTAATGTTTTATATAAAAGAAAAGATGGAAATTATGGTCTTATAGAACCAGAATTTTAA
- a CDS encoding flagellar protein FlgN — MESKIEKLNSLLSDKKILLEDFYKLTIVQKKLIENNDIDKLNRIINNKENVIEKINRLDVEFLGIYNNIKEVENINDLSQLSIEKDYLVRLKELTSKCEKLMKTIKVQDDENNNMMKSGFEDIKKSLREIKRGKTTTNKYYNNMPSSGGYFIDSKK, encoded by the coding sequence ATGGAATCAAAAATAGAAAAGTTAAATTCTTTATTATCTGATAAAAAAATACTATTAGAAGATTTCTATAAACTTACAATAGTTCAAAAAAAATTAATAGAAAACAATGATATTGATAAATTAAACCGAATTATAAACAATAAAGAAAATGTAATTGAAAAAATAAATAGATTAGATGTAGAATTTTTAGGGATATATAATAATATTAAAGAGGTAGAAAATATAAATGATTTATCACAGCTAAGTATTGAAAAAGATTATTTAGTAAGATTAAAAGAATTAACAAGTAAGTGTGAAAAACTCATGAAAACTATAAAAGTTCAAGATGATGAAAATAATAATATGATGAAAAGTGGATTTGAAGATATAAAGAAAAGTTTACGAGAAATAAAAAGAGGTAAAACTACTACAAATAAATATTATAATAATATGCCATCTAGTGGTGGATATTTTATTGATAGTAAAAAATGA
- the fliS gene encoding flagellar export chaperone FliS: MAMKNPYAQYQNNSIMTASPEELNLKLYEGLMRFIKESIIFAEEKNIEKSHNSNLRAQAIVSEFMVTVDRKYEVGKQLYNLYEYMNRRLMEANIRKDIEILNEIYDISKELRDTWAQAMKLAKKGK, encoded by the coding sequence ATGGCAATGAAAAATCCTTATGCACAATATCAAAATAATTCAATAATGACAGCATCACCAGAGGAATTAAATTTAAAATTATATGAAGGTCTTATGAGATTTATTAAAGAATCAATTATTTTTGCAGAGGAAAAAAATATAGAAAAATCTCATAACAGTAATTTAAGAGCTCAAGCAATAGTTAGTGAGTTCATGGTTACAGTTGATAGAAAATATGAAGTAGGTAAACAATTATATAATTTATATGAATATATGAATAGAAGACTTATGGAAGCTAATATTAGAAAGGATATAGAAATATTAAATGAAATATATGATATATCCAAAGAATTAAGAGATACTTGGGCACAAGCTATGAAATTAGCAAAGAAAGGCAAATAA
- a CDS encoding flagellar protein FlaG — translation MSIEGIVGSQMSNISTVMNKEINLEIRQEEDKSSVKITSENGIKGEKRVSKEELIHAVNASNESLKMYDKKLEYSIHEKTNTIMVKLVDTETDEIIREIPSEKILDMIGKMWEIAGIIIDERV, via the coding sequence ATGTCTATAGAAGGAATTGTAGGTTCTCAAATGTCTAATATAAGTACAGTTATGAATAAAGAAATTAATTTAGAAATTAGACAGGAAGAGGATAAAAGTTCAGTTAAAATAACATCAGAAAATGGAATTAAAGGAGAAAAAAGAGTAAGTAAAGAAGAACTAATTCATGCTGTAAATGCATCTAATGAAAGCTTGAAAATGTATGATAAGAAACTTGAATATTCAATTCATGAGAAAACAAATACTATTATGGTTAAATTAGTGGATACAGAAACAGATGAAATAATAAGAGAGATACCATCAGAAAAAATATTAGATATGATAGGGAAAATGTGGGAGATAGCAGGGATTATAATTGATGAAAGAGTATAA
- the fliD gene encoding flagellar filament capping protein FliD, translated as MSDLLRITGMASGLDTEAMIDKLMKAERITVDKVGQEKTYIEWKRDAYRDIANVLRGFQDEYFNLLKPENNFTSTSAFGTFDSSVTLNGVDTNAISINPTGSASPGNYTIGNITLAEKGIWSTDDSKSISNMIGTGLNKANLKQGKSFNIKLDGVEKTITLDKDYSTETTETLISDLQSKLDSSFGTGNIVLSNDGGNIKIDSVGHNLQIKSTPNTYVSDLGFKNNQSNSITGTTIDFTEPLNFTGKIKIDINGTETEVDISVNANDINELSTQIQSNIDTAIGEGNIKVTNDGDKLKFVSHDTSDEIIFNSGSTDDVIKNLGLSNGAKIDKLESTVNIDISEIGKEFNINIDGTDYNIDLSDDFNDVSSLVTEINSQLTDSSISASVLNGKLVFLGTNGEEIKISNSKENIVDDLGFTNGQTNTININSQLKDAKFSENITFVGNEISFTINNENFTFNDTDTIKDVIDTVNKSDVGVTLKYNSVTDEFQLESKETGLMNEVSLSDNTGNFLTGVLGLVQDQSAKDASFTYNGVTTNRSSNTFTIDGVEFNLKAEEAGEINISINSNVDKTIEKIKGFVEKYNEVITKINDELGEKRDRDYRPLTDAQKKEMSEKEIELWEEKSKSGLLRSDSILQKVTYEMRRALYDKVEGVDISLYDIGIKTSSNYLDKGKLVIDEAKLRQSLNDKPEEVKSLFAKDSNIDYEDSSNRSIRYKSQGLAERLNDILKDNIRITRDENGRKGILLEKAGIEGDVTEFKNTMNDKINDYKDRISELLEDLDAKENYYYIMFSRMEKALSQMSAQSSWLNQQMGGGM; from the coding sequence TTGAGTGATTTATTAAGAATAACGGGAATGGCATCAGGCTTAGATACAGAAGCTATGATTGATAAACTTATGAAAGCTGAACGTATAACGGTAGATAAGGTGGGGCAGGAAAAAACATATATTGAATGGAAAAGAGATGCTTATAGAGATATAGCAAATGTGCTTAGAGGATTTCAAGATGAATACTTTAATCTTTTAAAGCCAGAAAATAATTTTACTTCAACTTCTGCATTTGGTACTTTTGATTCTAGTGTTACACTAAATGGAGTAGATACTAATGCTATAAGTATAAATCCTACTGGATCTGCATCTCCTGGGAATTATACTATTGGGAATATTACTTTAGCTGAAAAAGGGATTTGGAGTACAGATGATTCTAAAAGTATATCTAATATGATTGGAACAGGATTAAATAAAGCTAATTTAAAACAAGGTAAAAGCTTTAATATTAAATTAGATGGTGTAGAAAAGACAATAACATTAGATAAAGATTATTCTACAGAAACTACTGAAACATTAATATCTGACTTACAATCTAAGTTAGATTCTTCATTTGGAACCGGAAATATTGTATTATCAAACGATGGAGGTAATATTAAAATAGATTCTGTAGGTCATAATTTACAGATAAAAAGTACACCTAATACATATGTTTCAGATTTAGGCTTCAAGAATAATCAATCTAATTCAATTACAGGAACAACTATTGATTTTACTGAACCACTAAATTTTACAGGTAAAATTAAAATAGATATAAATGGAACTGAAACTGAAGTGGATATTAGTGTTAATGCTAATGATATTAATGAGCTTAGTACACAAATTCAATCTAATATTGATACAGCTATTGGCGAAGGTAATATTAAAGTAACTAATGATGGAGATAAATTAAAGTTTGTATCTCATGATACTTCAGATGAGATTATTTTTAATAGTGGTTCAACAGATGATGTAATTAAAAACTTAGGATTATCTAATGGAGCAAAGATAGATAAGTTAGAATCTACAGTTAACATTGATATATCTGAAATTGGCAAAGAATTTAATATAAATATTGATGGTACTGATTATAATATAGATCTTTCAGATGATTTTAATGATGTATCTAGTCTTGTTACAGAAATAAATTCACAATTAACTGATAGTTCCATAAGTGCCAGTGTATTAAATGGAAAGTTAGTATTTTTAGGAACAAATGGTGAAGAAATTAAAATTTCTAATAGTAAAGAAAATATTGTAGATGATTTAGGTTTTACTAATGGTCAAACTAATACAATAAATATTAATAGTCAACTTAAAGATGCTAAATTTAGTGAAAATATTACATTTGTAGGAAATGAAATATCATTTACTATAAATAATGAGAATTTTACATTTAATGATACTGATACTATTAAAGATGTTATAGATACTGTAAATAAAAGTGATGTAGGAGTTACATTAAAGTATAATAGTGTAACAGATGAATTTCAATTGGAATCAAAAGAAACTGGACTTATGAATGAAGTATCTTTGAGTGATAATACTGGAAACTTTTTAACAGGGGTTTTAGGATTAGTACAAGATCAAAGTGCTAAAGATGCTAGTTTTACTTATAATGGAGTAACAACTAATAGAAGTTCTAATACATTTACAATAGATGGTGTAGAATTTAATTTAAAAGCAGAAGAAGCTGGTGAAATTAATATATCAATTAACTCTAATGTTGATAAAACTATAGAAAAAATTAAAGGTTTTGTAGAGAAATATAACGAGGTTATTACAAAAATAAATGATGAATTAGGAGAAAAGAGAGATAGAGATTATAGACCATTAACAGATGCTCAAAAGAAAGAAATGAGTGAAAAAGAGATTGAACTATGGGAGGAAAAATCAAAAAGTGGTTTATTAAGAAGTGATTCAATTTTGCAAAAAGTAACTTATGAAATGAGAAGAGCTTTATATGATAAAGTAGAAGGAGTAGATATTAGTCTTTATGATATAGGCATTAAAACAAGCTCAAATTACTTAGATAAAGGTAAATTAGTCATAGATGAAGCAAAATTAAGACAATCATTAAATGACAAACCAGAAGAGGTGAAAAGTTTGTTTGCAAAAGACTCTAATATTGATTATGAAGATTCTTCTAATAGAAGTATAAGATATAAGAGTCAAGGTTTAGCAGAACGTCTTAATGATATTCTTAAAGATAATATTAGAATAACTAGAGATGAAAATGGTAGAAAAGGAATATTGCTAGAAAAAGCTGGAATAGAAGGCGATGTAACTGAATTTAAAAATACTATGAATGATAAAATTAATGATTATAAAGATAGAATTAGTGAACTACTTGAGGATTTAGATGCTAAAGAAAATTATTATTATATCATGTTTTCAAGAATGGAAAAGGCACTTTCTCAAATGAGTGCTCAATCATCTTGGTTAAATCAACAAATGGGTGGAGGAATGTAG
- a CDS encoding motility associated factor glycosyltransferase family protein produces the protein MKSHEIHTKNIEKINARYPTMIEYIKTNEKKVEDLTVEVNKAKNGQISFIINRERNVIHLHSKFDPSKDAKRWISNLTLSNDKIYIIYGLGMIYHIKELMNRIGNETKILIIEPSISIFNEIIKNIDITNIIENNNILIMIEDNLDKLRYFLNKNISWNNCHLVEYYTFSNYKKLFSDMEQKVNKMIYDHLYIRKIDRNTMIKFNRDWQQNLLKNMSAAVESNFISQLKDVFLNKPVIIVSAGPSLNKNVELLRNIKNKAVIICVDTALKVLLSKNINPDFIVTVDGGELNLAHFDNLDYENIPLIYMSISHPKILENHKGIKVLTDNMGGYIKELFKEFDKEVGVINLGGSVACVAFNIAIKLGADPIIFIGQDLAYTNNKTHAEGTKYARKSDSIKTKYFEVENIYGDKVLTGYDLYTFLRWFENEILNDTSNRLYIDATEGGAKIEGTEIMTFQDAINKYCYKDIEVTRKIHEALNSDIKFNLDELKLLIKKLQNMYNNLEIIHKKSMDAIKICNKIINIYKENKNSDNIGPKLNRLDNIDKYIKQKQEEFNMINHLIKPIVYKVFLENTVSNTSKDDISIMKRSLEFYTALSNSVEFTLPILKETITEIENKYN, from the coding sequence ATGAAAAGTCATGAAATACATACGAAAAATATAGAAAAAATTAATGCGAGATATCCTACAATGATAGAATATATAAAAACAAATGAGAAGAAAGTAGAAGATTTAACTGTAGAAGTTAATAAGGCTAAAAATGGACAAATTTCATTTATTATTAATAGAGAAAGAAATGTAATACATTTACATAGTAAGTTTGATCCTAGCAAAGATGCAAAAAGATGGATTTCTAATTTAACTTTAAGTAATGATAAAATATATATAATTTATGGACTTGGTATGATATATCATATTAAAGAATTAATGAATCGTATAGGTAATGAAACAAAGATATTAATTATTGAGCCTAGTATATCTATATTTAATGAAATAATTAAAAATATAGACATAACTAATATTATAGAAAATAATAATATTTTGATTATGATAGAAGATAATTTAGATAAATTAAGATATTTTCTTAATAAAAATATATCATGGAATAATTGTCATCTTGTAGAATATTATACATTTTCTAATTATAAAAAATTATTTAGTGATATGGAACAAAAAGTTAATAAAATGATCTATGACCATTTATACATACGAAAAATAGATAGAAATACTATGATTAAATTTAATAGAGATTGGCAGCAAAATCTATTAAAAAATATGAGTGCAGCTGTAGAAAGTAATTTTATAAGTCAATTAAAAGATGTATTTTTAAACAAGCCTGTAATTATTGTTTCAGCAGGACCTTCATTAAATAAAAATGTTGAATTATTGAGAAATATAAAAAATAAAGCAGTTATAATTTGTGTAGATACAGCTCTTAAAGTTTTATTGAGTAAAAATATTAATCCAGATTTTATAGTTACAGTTGATGGAGGAGAACTAAATTTAGCCCATTTTGATAATTTAGATTATGAGAACATTCCTTTAATTTATATGTCTATTTCTCATCCTAAAATATTGGAGAATCATAAGGGAATTAAAGTATTAACAGATAATATGGGAGGATATATTAAAGAGTTATTTAAAGAATTTGATAAAGAAGTAGGAGTTATAAATTTAGGTGGATCAGTAGCATGTGTAGCATTTAATATAGCTATAAAATTAGGAGCAGATCCTATAATTTTTATTGGACAAGATTTAGCATATACAAATAATAAAACTCATGCTGAAGGAACTAAATATGCTAGAAAATCGGATTCTATAAAAACCAAATATTTTGAAGTTGAGAATATATATGGAGATAAGGTATTAACAGGATATGATTTATATACTTTTTTAAGATGGTTTGAAAACGAAATATTAAATGATACAAGTAATAGATTATATATAGATGCAACAGAAGGTGGAGCCAAAATAGAAGGAACTGAAATAATGACATTTCAAGATGCAATAAATAAATATTGTTATAAAGATATAGAAGTTACGAGAAAAATCCATGAAGCCTTAAACTCTGATATTAAATTTAATTTAGATGAATTAAAATTATTAATAAAAAAATTACAAAATATGTATAATAATCTAGAAATAATTCATAAGAAATCTATGGATGCAATTAAAATATGTAATAAAATAATAAATATATATAAGGAAAATAAAAACTCTGATAATATTGGTCCAAAATTAAATAGGTTAGATAATATTGATAAATATATAAAGCAAAAGCAAGAAGAATTTAATATGATTAATCATTTGATAAAGCCAATAGTATATAAAGTTTTCCTTGAAAATACTGTATCAAATACTAGTAAAGATGATATTTCTATAATGAAAAGATCTCTTGAATTTTATACAGCATTGTCAAATTCAGTGGAATTTACTCTTCCTATTTTAAAAGAAACTATAACGGAAATAGAAAATAAATATAATTAA